A region of Natribaculum luteum DNA encodes the following proteins:
- a CDS encoding sodium:proton antiporter, translated as MTAFVLAVAVGALFALGTFLILQRELIRVVWGLVIVSQAANVYLLAMGEIVPGSFESVPVLAGHGEPGSGTTDPLVQALVLTAIVIGFGMTAFALVLSYRVYEEHDTLDVTKLGDRE; from the coding sequence ATGACGGCGTTCGTTCTCGCGGTCGCCGTCGGCGCGCTGTTCGCGCTCGGCACGTTCCTGATCCTCCAGCGCGAACTGATCCGCGTCGTCTGGGGACTGGTAATCGTCAGCCAGGCGGCGAACGTCTACCTGCTGGCGATGGGCGAGATCGTCCCGGGGTCGTTCGAGTCGGTCCCCGTCCTCGCGGGTCACGGCGAACCCGGATCGGGAACGACCGATCCACTGGTGCAGGCGCTCGTGTTGACGGCCATCGTCATCGGCTTCGGCATGACCGCGTTCGCACTCGTGTTGAGCTACCGGGTCTACGAGGAACACGATACGCTCGACGTCACGAAACTGGGTGATCGCGAGTGA
- a CDS encoding DUF411 domain-containing protein produces MRISRRKLCSAGTAITLSAVSGCLGGSDERADEPNDDWTWSGTIPVTTVVQHHDPSCGCCSAYADYLDDHGFAVELEETADPETVKRDLAVPQDAWSCHTIEFGDYLVEGHVPLEAIERLFEEEPAVRGIAAPGMSKYSPGMGPRGDDPLSIVAFEEGGDVFEYVEV; encoded by the coding sequence ATGCGAATTTCGCGACGGAAGCTGTGTTCGGCCGGGACGGCGATCACGCTCTCCGCCGTTAGTGGCTGTCTCGGTGGGAGCGACGAACGCGCCGACGAACCGAACGACGACTGGACGTGGTCGGGGACCATCCCGGTCACGACCGTCGTTCAGCACCACGACCCGAGCTGTGGCTGTTGTTCGGCCTACGCCGATTACCTGGACGACCACGGATTCGCCGTCGAACTCGAGGAGACGGCCGACCCCGAGACGGTCAAACGCGACCTGGCGGTCCCACAGGACGCCTGGAGCTGTCATACGATCGAGTTCGGCGACTACCTCGTGGAGGGTCACGTTCCGCTCGAGGCGATCGAACGGCTCTTCGAGGAGGAGCCAGCGGTGCGAGGGATCGCCGCGCCGGGAATGTCCAAGTACTCGCCGGGAATGGGTCCGCGCGGCGACGACCCGCTGTCGATCGTCGCGTTCGAGGAGGGCGGCGACGTGTTCGAGTACGTCGAGGTCTGA
- the rqcH gene encoding ribosome rescue protein RqcH, producing the protein MDPKRELTSVDLAALVGELGSYEGAKVDKAYLYGDDLVRLKMRDFDRGRVELLIEVGEIKRAHTVSPERVPDAPGRPPQFAMMLRNRLSGADFVGIEQYEFDRILEFVFEREDGTTRIIAELFGQGNVAVTDGEYEVIDCLETVRLKSRTVVPGSRYEFPESRTNPLAVSREVFDHEMDESDTDVVRTLATQLNFGGLYAEELCTRAGVEKSLDIDDAGEAEYDRLYEAIERLALDLRNANLEPRLYLESGDDAGTGTDRVVDVTPFPLEENADLATEPSDTFLEALDDYFFRLDLSEDEPESPTQQRPDFEERIAKHERIIEQQQGAIEGFERQAESEREKAELLYANYGLVDEILSTVQQAREQDRPWDEIEERFEEGKERGIEAAEAVVDVDGREGTVTVEVDGERIELIARDGVEQNADRLYTEAKRVAEKKEGALAAIEDTREELEEIKRRRDEWEASDETDREAEVEEGEGEERDWLAEPSVPIRTDEQWYERFRWFHTSDGFLVIGGRNADQNEELVKKYLERGDKVLHTQAHGGPVTVLKATDPSEASSGDIEIPDSSVEEAAQFAVSYSSVWKDGRYAGDVYVVESDQVSKTPESGEYLEKGGFAVRGERTYLDDTPVGVAVGIQCEPYTRVIGGPPSAIEEPAVTTLDVEPGRFAQADVAKRIYRRLRERFEDESFVRKIASPDQIQHFLPPGGSRIAEE; encoded by the coding sequence ATGGATCCAAAGCGGGAACTCACCAGCGTCGACCTCGCTGCCCTCGTCGGGGAACTCGGGAGCTACGAGGGGGCGAAAGTCGACAAGGCCTACCTCTACGGCGACGACCTCGTCAGGCTGAAGATGCGGGACTTCGATCGCGGTCGCGTCGAACTGCTGATCGAGGTCGGGGAGATCAAGCGCGCCCACACCGTCTCGCCAGAGCGCGTCCCCGACGCCCCCGGTCGACCGCCGCAGTTCGCGATGATGCTTCGCAACCGCCTGTCGGGGGCGGACTTCGTCGGCATCGAACAGTACGAGTTCGACCGCATCCTCGAGTTCGTCTTCGAGCGCGAGGACGGCACGACGCGGATCATCGCCGAACTGTTCGGCCAGGGTAACGTCGCCGTCACCGACGGCGAGTACGAGGTGATCGACTGCCTCGAGACGGTCCGTCTGAAGTCTCGCACCGTGGTGCCGGGCTCGCGTTACGAGTTCCCCGAGTCCCGGACCAACCCGCTGGCGGTCTCCCGAGAGGTGTTCGACCACGAGATGGACGAGTCGGACACCGACGTCGTCCGCACCCTCGCGACCCAGCTCAACTTCGGCGGGCTCTACGCCGAAGAGCTGTGTACCCGTGCGGGCGTCGAGAAGAGCCTCGACATCGACGACGCCGGCGAGGCCGAGTACGACCGGCTCTACGAGGCGATCGAACGGCTCGCACTCGACTTGCGAAACGCGAATCTCGAGCCGCGACTCTACCTCGAGTCCGGCGACGACGCAGGGACGGGAACGGACCGCGTCGTCGACGTCACGCCGTTCCCGCTCGAGGAGAACGCCGACCTCGCGACAGAGCCCTCCGACACGTTCCTCGAGGCGCTCGACGATTACTTCTTCCGGCTGGACCTCTCCGAAGACGAACCGGAGTCGCCCACCCAGCAACGGCCGGACTTCGAGGAACGAATCGCGAAACACGAGCGGATCATCGAACAGCAGCAGGGGGCGATCGAGGGATTCGAACGGCAGGCCGAGTCAGAACGCGAGAAGGCCGAACTGCTGTACGCGAACTACGGACTGGTCGACGAGATCCTCTCGACGGTCCAGCAGGCGCGCGAGCAAGATCGCCCGTGGGACGAGATCGAGGAGCGATTCGAGGAGGGGAAAGAACGCGGCATCGAGGCCGCCGAGGCGGTCGTCGACGTCGACGGCCGCGAGGGGACGGTGACGGTCGAGGTAGACGGCGAGCGGATCGAACTGATCGCCCGCGATGGCGTCGAGCAGAACGCCGATCGCCTCTACACCGAGGCGAAACGCGTCGCCGAGAAGAAAGAGGGCGCGCTCGCGGCGATCGAGGACACGCGCGAGGAACTCGAGGAGATCAAGCGCCGCCGCGACGAGTGGGAGGCGTCGGACGAGACTGACCGCGAGGCCGAGGTGGAAGAAGGCGAGGGCGAAGAACGCGACTGGCTCGCCGAGCCCTCGGTACCGATCCGGACGGACGAGCAGTGGTACGAACGCTTCCGGTGGTTCCACACGAGCGACGGCTTTCTCGTCATCGGCGGGCGCAACGCCGACCAGAACGAGGAACTCGTCAAAAAGTACCTGGAACGCGGCGACAAGGTGTTGCACACGCAGGCCCACGGCGGCCCCGTCACGGTGCTCAAAGCGACCGATCCGAGCGAGGCGTCCTCGGGCGACATCGAGATTCCGGACTCGAGCGTCGAGGAGGCCGCCCAGTTCGCCGTCTCCTACTCGTCGGTCTGGAAGGACGGCCGCTACGCGGGCGACGTCTACGTCGTCGAGTCAGACCAGGTCTCGAAGACGCCCGAGAGCGGCGAGTACCTCGAGAAAGGCGGGTTCGCGGTTCGCGGCGAGCGCACCTACCTCGACGACACGCCGGTCGGCGTCGCGGTAGGCATCCAGTGTGAGCCCTACACGCGGGTGATCGGCGGACCGCCGTCGGCCATCGAGGAGCCGGCGGTGACGACGCTCGATGTCGAGCCGGGTCGGTTCGCACAGGCGGACGTCGCAAAGCGGATCTACCGGCGGCTTCGCGAGCGGTTCGAGGACGAGTCGTTCGTGCGGAAGATCGCCAGCCCGGACCAGATTCAGCACTTCCTGCCGCCGGGCGGGAGTCGGATCGCCGAGGAGTGA
- a CDS encoding molybdopterin-dependent oxidoreductase, with protein sequence MIRPGQRSIVALLAGLVAVAGSFAVSGLRQSFVVAPVDAVVVRATPAELVAFAIEELGYLGELLAYLTAVALTVVLFATANYVGLLVADAMAARVSIPSRVSVAVLVGGTTLVLAWLLSGSALSSVGAAAPAVVLAVAAAPADPGSPDGTVDSVRRRVLAASAGAVAFGALSYALGSRRATDIDHELPEAARAADAATLREQADERTLEIDGIPGLVSGIDDFYEVDINNVDPVLEASEWTLSVTGAVDSSFTVTYDELVDGDVRTGYNTLRCVGEQLNGDLLDNAIWTAVPVATLLERADPGGGCECVMVRAADDYYEQFPIAALERGFLAFGMNGESLPREHGHPVRLLVPGHWGEINVKWVTEIEVLDREVEGYWEERGWHGTGPVNTVAKLWTVNERADGRVQVGGHAYAGSRGIETVEVSVDGGDSWEAAELSEPLPSEHVLGERDAWRQWQYTWEPPAGDHEVVVRAIDGTGTLQPAEEESPYPSGSSGWVSETISV encoded by the coding sequence GTGATCCGACCCGGACAGCGATCGATCGTCGCACTGCTCGCCGGACTCGTCGCAGTCGCCGGCTCGTTCGCCGTCTCGGGACTCCGGCAGTCGTTCGTCGTCGCACCGGTCGACGCGGTCGTCGTGCGAGCGACGCCGGCCGAACTCGTCGCGTTCGCCATCGAGGAGCTGGGCTACCTCGGCGAGCTACTGGCGTACCTCACCGCGGTCGCACTGACGGTCGTCCTGTTCGCGACCGCGAATTACGTCGGACTGCTGGTCGCCGACGCGATGGCCGCTCGAGTCTCGATCCCGTCTCGAGTGAGCGTCGCCGTGCTCGTCGGCGGGACGACGCTGGTGCTCGCGTGGCTCCTGAGCGGTTCCGCGCTCTCCTCGGTCGGGGCAGCGGCTCCCGCCGTCGTGCTGGCGGTGGCTGCCGCTCCCGCCGATCCGGGCTCGCCGGACGGCACCGTCGACTCGGTCCGCCGTCGGGTTCTCGCCGCGAGCGCCGGCGCGGTCGCGTTCGGCGCACTCTCGTACGCGCTCGGCTCGAGGCGGGCGACCGACATCGACCACGAACTCCCCGAAGCTGCGAGAGCGGCGGATGCAGCGACGCTTCGAGAGCAGGCGGACGAACGAACCCTCGAGATAGACGGCATCCCCGGCCTCGTCAGTGGGATCGACGACTTCTACGAGGTGGACATCAACAACGTCGATCCGGTCCTCGAGGCGTCGGAGTGGACGCTCTCGGTCACCGGCGCGGTCGACTCGTCGTTCACGGTGACGTACGACGAACTCGTCGACGGCGACGTCCGAACGGGGTACAACACGCTCCGCTGCGTCGGCGAACAGCTCAACGGCGACCTGCTCGACAATGCGATCTGGACGGCCGTTCCGGTCGCGACGTTGCTCGAGCGGGCGGATCCCGGCGGCGGCTGTGAGTGCGTGATGGTCCGGGCGGCAGACGACTACTACGAACAGTTCCCGATCGCTGCACTCGAGCGGGGCTTTCTCGCCTTCGGGATGAACGGCGAGTCGCTGCCGCGCGAACACGGCCATCCGGTCAGGCTGCTCGTTCCCGGCCACTGGGGGGAGATCAACGTCAAGTGGGTGACCGAGATCGAGGTGCTCGATCGGGAGGTCGAGGGCTACTGGGAGGAGCGCGGCTGGCACGGGACGGGGCCAGTCAACACGGTCGCGAAGCTCTGGACGGTAAACGAGCGCGCGGACGGACGGGTGCAGGTCGGCGGGCACGCCTACGCCGGTAGCCGCGGAATCGAGACCGTCGAGGTGTCGGTCGACGGCGGCGACAGCTGGGAGGCGGCGGAGCTCAGCGAGCCCCTGCCCTCGGAGCACGTCCTCGGCGAACGCGACGCCTGGCGACAGTGGCAGTACACCTGGGAGCCGCCCGCCGGCGACCACGAGGTCGTCGTCCGGGCGATCGACGGGACGGGGACCCTCCAGCCAGCAGAAGAGGAGAGTCCGTATCCGAGCGGCTCGAGCGGGTGGGTGAGCGAGACGATTTCGGTGTGA
- a CDS encoding ZIP family metal transporter: MPSLGEVLLVATIAGCATGIGALPTLVTDRVSHRVYDAALGLAAGVMIGAAVFALVVPGLDLGSPWEVVAGIVLGGGFLLAANELLPHLHLHFRGEQVEGTVALEERNPAEAISTEPLEMAEDPYRPADDLRRAILVGATVTIHNVPEGLAVGIAFASGEAGLGFAIATAIAVQNVPDGFAMAVPATRAGVSKTKTLLYTTISGGVPEPIAAVAGFALVAVVTDLFPLAAGFAAGAMIAVVFRELVPSSHGHGYADTATAAFVLGFAVMLVVDTVLAV; this comes from the coding sequence ATGCCGTCACTTGGAGAGGTCCTGCTCGTCGCGACGATCGCCGGCTGTGCGACCGGTATCGGCGCACTGCCGACGCTCGTCACCGACCGGGTGAGCCACCGCGTCTACGACGCTGCGCTCGGACTCGCCGCCGGCGTCATGATCGGCGCGGCGGTGTTCGCTCTCGTCGTTCCCGGGCTCGACCTCGGCTCGCCCTGGGAGGTCGTCGCCGGCATCGTCCTCGGTGGTGGCTTCCTGCTCGCGGCGAACGAACTCCTCCCGCACCTCCACCTCCACTTTCGGGGCGAACAGGTCGAGGGAACCGTCGCACTCGAGGAACGAAACCCGGCCGAGGCCATCTCGACGGAACCGCTCGAGATGGCCGAAGACCCGTACAGGCCCGCCGACGACCTGCGGCGGGCGATCCTCGTCGGGGCGACGGTGACGATCCACAACGTCCCCGAGGGACTCGCCGTCGGCATCGCGTTCGCCAGCGGCGAGGCAGGCCTCGGGTTCGCCATCGCGACGGCTATCGCCGTCCAGAACGTCCCCGACGGCTTCGCGATGGCCGTCCCCGCCACGCGCGCCGGCGTCTCGAAGACGAAGACGCTCCTTTACACGACGATCTCGGGCGGCGTCCCGGAACCGATCGCCGCCGTCGCCGGCTTCGCGCTCGTCGCCGTCGTCACCGATCTCTTCCCGCTGGCCGCAGGCTTCGCCGCCGGCGCGATGATCGCCGTCGTCTTCCGCGAACTCGTCCCCTCGAGTCACGGCCACGGCTACGCCGACACCGCGACGGCGGCGTTCGTGCTGGGCTTTGCGGTCATGCTCGTCGTCGATACCGTACTCGCGGTGTGA
- a CDS encoding tRNA uridine(34) 5-carboxymethylaminomethyl modification radical SAM/GNAT enzyme Elp3, whose protein sequence is MSTETPDPTESEAFERVCETLVERILEGELERDEVESAKLEACSEHSSPKVPKNSEILDYAPQERREELEAVLQRKPVRTASGVSPVAIMTSPERCPHGKCLYCPGGPDSEFSSSQSYTGEEPAAARGVQNDYDPYGQVTLRLEQLREIGHPVDKVELILMGGTMTARSHDYQEWFVKRALEAMNDYDVDKEPEPAEGESFAQDPEEYEWKYVEDVIAENETADVRNIGTTFETKPDWCDPEQIDRMLELGGTKVEVGVQTTYERINREMHRGHGVAESIDANRRLRDSAFKVGFHMMPGQPGMSKEMCLEDFRELFESTQWRPDYLKIYPTLIVRGTATYDWWHKGEYEPLDNEEAAELVAEIKSMIPRYTRLQRVQRDIPADFIDAGVWKSNLRQLARQRMDDHGWSCDCIRCREAGMNDAEPENVELDVLTYEACGGTEHFISFEDFDKDLLVGFCRLRFPNDPVREELENAALVRELHVYGSEVSVGSDGESGQHQHRGYGRRLMERAEELAADAGYDKVSVISGIGAREYYRNKLGYHQDGPYVSKRL, encoded by the coding sequence GTGAGTACCGAGACGCCCGATCCGACCGAATCCGAGGCGTTCGAACGGGTCTGCGAGACGCTCGTCGAGCGGATTCTCGAGGGAGAACTCGAGCGCGACGAGGTCGAGTCGGCGAAACTCGAGGCCTGTTCGGAACACTCCTCGCCGAAGGTGCCCAAGAACTCCGAGATCCTCGATTACGCGCCACAGGAACGCCGCGAGGAACTCGAGGCGGTCCTCCAGCGCAAGCCGGTTCGCACCGCCTCGGGCGTCTCGCCGGTCGCGATCATGACCAGCCCCGAGCGGTGCCCCCACGGGAAGTGTCTGTACTGTCCCGGCGGACCGGACTCGGAGTTCTCGAGTTCCCAGAGCTACACGGGCGAGGAGCCTGCCGCCGCCCGCGGCGTCCAGAACGACTACGACCCCTACGGGCAGGTGACGCTGCGACTCGAGCAGTTGCGCGAGATCGGCCACCCCGTCGACAAGGTGGAGTTGATCCTGATGGGCGGGACGATGACCGCCCGCAGCCACGACTACCAGGAGTGGTTCGTCAAGCGCGCGCTCGAGGCGATGAACGACTACGACGTCGACAAGGAACCAGAGCCCGCAGAGGGAGAGAGCTTCGCACAGGACCCCGAGGAGTACGAGTGGAAGTACGTCGAGGACGTCATCGCCGAAAACGAGACGGCGGACGTCCGCAACATCGGGACGACCTTCGAGACCAAACCGGACTGGTGTGACCCGGAACAGATCGACCGGATGCTCGAGCTCGGGGGAACCAAAGTCGAGGTCGGCGTCCAGACCACCTACGAGCGGATCAACCGCGAGATGCACCGCGGTCACGGCGTCGCCGAGTCGATCGACGCCAACCGGCGGCTGCGCGACTCGGCGTTCAAGGTCGGCTTCCACATGATGCCCGGCCAGCCCGGCATGTCGAAAGAGATGTGTCTCGAGGACTTCCGGGAGCTGTTCGAGTCGACTCAGTGGCGGCCCGACTACCTGAAGATCTACCCGACGCTCATCGTGCGGGGCACCGCGACCTACGACTGGTGGCACAAAGGCGAGTACGAGCCCCTCGACAACGAGGAAGCCGCGGAACTCGTCGCCGAGATCAAGTCGATGATCCCCCGGTACACCCGCCTCCAGCGCGTCCAGCGGGACATTCCCGCGGACTTCATCGACGCCGGCGTCTGGAAGTCGAACCTCCGGCAGCTGGCCCGACAGCGTATGGACGACCACGGCTGGTCGTGTGACTGCATTCGGTGTCGCGAAGCCGGCATGAACGACGCCGAACCCGAGAACGTCGAACTCGACGTCCTGACCTACGAGGCCTGCGGCGGCACCGAACACTTCATCTCTTTCGAGGACTTCGACAAGGACCTGCTCGTCGGCTTCTGTCGCCTGCGATTTCCGAACGATCCCGTCCGAGAGGAACTCGAGAACGCCGCACTCGTCCGCGAGTTGCACGTCTACGGCTCCGAGGTCTCCGTCGGGAGCGACGGCGAGAGCGGCCAGCACCAGCACAGGGGCTACGGCCGCCGGCTGATGGAGCGCGCCGAGGAACTGGCCGCCGACGCCGGTTACGACAAGGTCAGCGTCATCTCGGGGATCGGCGCGCGGGAGTACTACCGGAACAAACTCGGCTACCACCAGGACGGGCCGTACGTGAGCAAGCGACTCTGA
- a CDS encoding MnhB domain-containing protein, producing MTTVIMRTTARAIVPIILVVSISLFIEGHNLPGGGFIGGVLTTTAFAIIYVTFGLDFLERGVFGRDPDAELRPTRERIVDVYRRVFAVGLAIAVASGLVPLALGYPFLSQSFVVLEGVPLYDHLEVASALAFDFGVYCVVVGGLLTILSVVGAE from the coding sequence GTGACGACTGTCATCATGCGGACGACCGCTCGAGCGATCGTTCCGATCATCCTGGTCGTCTCGATCTCGCTTTTCATCGAAGGACACAACCTCCCCGGCGGCGGGTTCATCGGCGGCGTCCTCACCACGACGGCGTTCGCGATCATCTACGTCACCTTCGGCCTGGACTTCCTCGAGCGGGGCGTGTTCGGGCGCGACCCCGACGCCGAACTACGGCCCACTCGAGAACGCATCGTCGACGTCTATCGGCGAGTGTTCGCCGTCGGCCTCGCCATCGCGGTCGCGAGCGGACTGGTACCGCTCGCGCTCGGCTACCCCTTCCTCAGTCAGTCGTTCGTCGTCCTCGAAGGAGTGCCACTCTACGACCACCTCGAGGTGGCGAGCGCGCTCGCGTTCGACTTCGGCGTCTACTGCGTCGTCGTCGGCGGCCTGCTGACGATCCTCTCGGTGGTGGGTGCCGAATGA
- the mbhE gene encoding hydrogen gas-evolving membrane-bound hydrogenase subunit E, with the protein MSPDLSIVLLAVGLPFVIAIATPFLFRVLGEHTGYAGALVALTTFGLLGSQFGADGTVALSWIPTLEVALRFTVDGWALLFALFASGIGVLIFLYSPAYMHGESGLIRYYAALLTFMGSIVGVALAADLIALFLFWELTSLSSFVLIGFYTADDSSQYAARMSMLVTVGGGLFLLVGLLLLASVAGDVLGGSAFDLAAILANADEMQAALRDRGLFVPVLAMIAVGAATKSAQVPVHFWLPNAMAAPTPVSAFLHSATMVKVGVYLLGRLRPLLVSHEWTLLFATLGLATMTICAILAVAATDIKELLAYSTASHLGLMVAGFGFASAVGAEAGVFHLFNHALFKASLFLVAGIVAHEAGTRRIDDLGGLRHDLPVTAAVTAVAALSMAGIPPFNGFYSKELLFEATVEAAHELGTVGWLYPAVAAFASIFTVLYSLRFLGLFFGSRPDGLGDVHRPPVTMLLPPALLAAAAAVVSVDPELAVRTIVQSAVDVTATEAHEMHVGLPTSVSPAVGMSAVAIGVGAAAYPSYDRLHRGVRSIPAAVPPIGANWWYDAVVGGLDGASTRVANRVHNGHLRTYATWTFATTCVLALAGFAAAHVAIPTIVAFDVSLAIALVLLVAVVATLAVAIAPTHVTGVLTLSILGFMVAIVYILASAPDLALTQLVVETLVLLIFLLVIEELPTYPGGKLATPTVGRDAAVSALVGVTAFLTIVLTTDARPDGATSSARYYVQNAVDEGGGTNVVNVILVDFRGFDTMGELIVVSIAAISVLTLLVMRSRGESE; encoded by the coding sequence ATGAGTCCGGACCTATCGATCGTTCTTCTGGCCGTCGGGCTACCGTTCGTGATCGCGATCGCGACGCCGTTTCTGTTCCGCGTGCTCGGCGAACACACGGGGTACGCCGGTGCACTCGTCGCGCTGACGACGTTCGGCCTGCTCGGTTCGCAGTTCGGCGCCGACGGGACGGTCGCGCTGTCGTGGATTCCCACACTCGAGGTCGCGCTTCGCTTTACGGTCGACGGCTGGGCGCTGCTGTTCGCCCTGTTCGCGAGCGGCATCGGGGTGCTGATCTTCCTCTACTCGCCCGCGTACATGCACGGCGAGTCGGGGCTGATCAGGTACTACGCGGCGCTGCTCACGTTCATGGGCTCGATCGTCGGGGTCGCGCTGGCCGCCGACCTGATCGCGCTCTTCCTGTTCTGGGAACTCACCAGCCTCTCGTCGTTCGTGCTGATCGGCTTCTACACCGCCGACGACTCCTCGCAGTACGCCGCCCGGATGTCGATGCTCGTCACGGTCGGTGGCGGACTGTTCTTGCTCGTCGGGTTGCTGTTGCTCGCGTCGGTCGCTGGCGACGTACTCGGCGGATCCGCGTTCGACCTCGCGGCGATCCTCGCGAACGCCGACGAGATGCAAGCCGCGCTTCGCGACCGGGGACTCTTCGTGCCAGTGTTGGCGATGATCGCCGTCGGTGCGGCGACGAAGTCGGCCCAGGTGCCGGTCCACTTCTGGCTGCCGAACGCGATGGCAGCGCCGACGCCCGTCTCGGCGTTTCTCCACTCCGCGACGATGGTGAAAGTCGGCGTCTACCTGCTCGGACGGCTGCGGCCGCTGCTCGTGAGCCACGAGTGGACGCTACTGTTCGCGACCCTCGGGCTGGCGACGATGACGATCTGTGCGATCCTCGCCGTCGCCGCGACGGACATCAAGGAGTTGCTCGCCTACTCGACGGCGAGCCACCTCGGGCTGATGGTCGCCGGCTTTGGCTTCGCGTCGGCGGTCGGCGCGGAGGCGGGCGTCTTCCACCTGTTCAACCACGCGCTGTTCAAGGCGTCGCTGTTTCTCGTCGCCGGCATCGTCGCCCACGAGGCGGGAACGCGCCGGATCGACGACCTCGGCGGCCTTCGCCACGACCTCCCGGTGACGGCGGCCGTGACGGCGGTCGCCGCGCTCAGTATGGCCGGAATTCCGCCGTTCAACGGCTTCTACTCGAAGGAACTGCTCTTCGAGGCGACCGTCGAGGCCGCCCACGAACTCGGGACGGTCGGCTGGCTCTACCCGGCGGTCGCCGCGTTCGCGAGTATCTTCACCGTCCTCTACTCGCTGCGATTTCTCGGGCTCTTCTTCGGTAGCCGACCCGACGGGCTGGGCGACGTCCACCGACCGCCGGTGACGATGCTCCTTCCACCGGCCCTGCTCGCGGCGGCCGCCGCCGTCGTGAGCGTCGATCCCGAACTGGCCGTTCGAACGATCGTCCAGTCGGCCGTCGACGTGACGGCCACCGAGGCTCACGAGATGCACGTCGGCCTCCCGACGAGCGTCTCGCCGGCCGTCGGCATGAGCGCCGTCGCGATCGGCGTGGGCGCCGCCGCGTACCCCTCGTACGACCGTCTCCACCGGGGGGTCCGTTCGATCCCGGCCGCCGTGCCGCCGATCGGCGCGAACTGGTGGTACGACGCCGTCGTCGGTGGACTCGACGGGGCGAGCACTCGAGTCGCGAATCGGGTTCACAACGGCCACCTCAGGACGTACGCGACGTGGACGTTCGCCACCACCTGCGTCCTCGCACTCGCCGGGTTCGCCGCGGCGCACGTCGCGATTCCGACGATCGTCGCGTTCGACGTGTCGCTGGCGATCGCACTCGTCTTGCTCGTCGCCGTCGTCGCCACGCTCGCGGTGGCGATCGCACCCACGCACGTCACCGGCGTCCTCACGCTCTCGATCCTCGGGTTCATGGTCGCCATCGTCTACATCCTCGCCAGCGCGCCCGACCTCGCGTTGACCCAGCTCGTCGTCGAGACGCTCGTCCTCCTCATCTTCCTGCTGGTGATCGAGGAGCTACCCACCTATCCCGGGGGAAAACTGGCGACACCGACCGTCGGCCGCGACGCCGCCGTCTCCGCTCTCGTCGGCGTGACTGCTTTTCTCACGATCGTCCTCACGACCGACGCTCGCCCGGACGGTGCGACCTCGAGCGCGCGCTACTACGTCCAGAATGCTGTCGACGAGGGCGGCGGGACGAACGTCGTGAACGTAATCCTCGTCGACTTCCGCGGCTTCGACACGATGGGCGAGCTAATCGTCGTCTCGATCGCCGCGATCTCGGTGCTGACGCTGCTCGTCATGCGCTCGCGAGGTGAGTCGGAGTGA